A single genomic interval of Fretibacterium sp. OH1220_COT-178 harbors:
- a CDS encoding radical SAM protein, whose protein sequence is MDRGFAERAAQLRQELYGEYGPFYYVPMAESRAVQVPVTVGCSYGRCLFCDLNQGMRYREIPLAEVFDNVEKLRFIHGRDRRPVRRCLLAGGNPLSLTTEKLLRIAEKIRSAFPEVGYISGFARADDVLAKTEAELRSLSAAGYDRLCLGIESGSDRVLRYQEKGVGRLENASAMRALDCAGMRYSVYVMLGLGGRALSEEHIEETARLLNAARPFELTVVTLVLFKGAGLASRVRAGEFKRLRPLESLMEGRRLLSLLEIPTVYDGTHKTNAFPIKGRLPEHRDRLLRRMDRAIELLGREDVQDGEIRRWRNWFTE, encoded by the coding sequence GTGGACCGCGGGTTCGCCGAGAGGGCGGCACAGCTCAGGCAAGAGCTTTACGGGGAGTACGGCCCCTTTTACTACGTTCCCATGGCCGAGTCTCGCGCCGTACAGGTTCCCGTGACCGTGGGATGCAGTTACGGACGCTGCCTCTTCTGCGACCTCAACCAGGGCATGAGGTATCGGGAGATCCCCCTGGCGGAGGTCTTCGACAACGTGGAAAAGCTGCGCTTCATCCACGGACGCGACCGCAGGCCCGTGCGGCGCTGCCTCCTGGCCGGAGGAAATCCCCTGTCCCTGACGACGGAAAAGCTGCTGCGGATTGCCGAGAAAATCCGTTCCGCGTTTCCCGAGGTCGGATACATCTCCGGCTTTGCCCGAGCGGATGACGTCCTGGCGAAGACGGAGGCGGAGCTCCGGTCGCTCTCCGCGGCTGGATACGACCGCCTTTGCCTCGGAATCGAGTCCGGCTCGGATCGGGTGCTTCGCTACCAGGAGAAGGGCGTGGGACGTTTGGAGAACGCTTCGGCCATGAGGGCCCTCGACTGCGCCGGTATGCGCTATTCCGTCTACGTCATGCTGGGGCTGGGAGGGCGCGCGCTTTCGGAGGAGCATATCGAGGAGACGGCGAGGCTGTTGAACGCCGCCCGCCCCTTCGAGCTCACAGTGGTGACCTTGGTGCTGTTCAAGGGAGCGGGACTGGCGAGCCGTGTGCGGGCGGGGGAGTTCAAGCGCCTGCGGCCTCTCGAGTCGCTGATGGAGGGGCGGCGCCTTCTCTCCCTGCTGGAGATTCCGACCGTATACGACGGCACTCACAAGACCAACGCCTTCCCGATCAAGGGGAGGCTGCCGGAGCACAGGGACCGCCTGCTGCGGCGGATGGACCGTGCCATCGAGCTCCTGGGGCGGGAGGACGTGCAGGACGGCGAGATCCGGCGGTGGCGCAACTGGTTTACGGAGTGA
- a CDS encoding lysylphosphatidylglycerol synthase transmembrane domain-containing protein: MKRALPVLLKYGISLLCLIYAFRGVPLRDLWGALRRFPVPPMFTAVAVSFVAYAVMGGRLTRMNVPTLSFRSCFCAVLAGLALNNVLPAKAGEVAKAVWIGRSNRLPLDTALGIVFMERFFDVNVLALLSLWFVWHMGQRNAGLLLLLCLAVGWFVLFLLRRRPERAAFLARLPLPPKISEFLQHFLSALARHMSAGRLAWMTATSLLVWVLYSLEMYVVLNGVAGLDLNRKAALSVFAVSSLGMLLPSSPGAIGVYEAVAVAALRAHDVPHDQALAAALFAHMTQFVPVTLAGGLAMLCFPSGRAEEGEEHESPLSKE; encoded by the coding sequence ATGAAGCGCGCTCTCCCCGTCCTGCTCAAATACGGGATATCTCTTTTGTGCCTGATCTACGCCTTCCGGGGCGTCCCGCTGAGGGACCTTTGGGGCGCTTTGCGTCGCTTTCCCGTCCCCCCCATGTTCACCGCGGTCGCGGTGTCCTTCGTGGCCTACGCCGTCATGGGGGGGCGGCTCACTCGCATGAACGTTCCCACGCTTTCGTTCCGCTCCTGCTTTTGTGCCGTCCTGGCAGGACTGGCCTTGAACAACGTGCTGCCCGCCAAGGCCGGGGAGGTGGCCAAGGCCGTCTGGATCGGGCGCAGCAACCGCCTGCCCCTGGACACCGCTCTCGGGATCGTCTTCATGGAGCGCTTCTTCGACGTCAACGTCCTGGCGCTGCTGAGCCTGTGGTTCGTCTGGCACATGGGACAGCGCAACGCCGGCCTCCTCCTTCTGCTCTGCCTGGCCGTGGGCTGGTTCGTCCTTTTTCTTCTGCGCCGCAGGCCGGAGCGAGCCGCCTTTTTGGCGCGCCTGCCTCTGCCCCCCAAAATTTCGGAATTTCTCCAGCATTTTCTGTCCGCTCTCGCAAGACACATGTCCGCAGGACGGCTCGCATGGATGACCGCCACCTCCCTGCTGGTGTGGGTCCTCTATTCCCTGGAGATGTACGTCGTGCTCAACGGCGTCGCCGGGCTGGACCTGAACCGGAAGGCCGCCCTGAGCGTCTTTGCCGTCAGCAGCCTGGGGATGCTCCTGCCCTCCTCCCCCGGGGCGATCGGCGTCTACGAGGCCGTCGCCGTCGCGGCCCTGCGGGCCCACGACGTTCCGCACGACCAGGCCCTGGCCGCGGCGCTCTTCGCCCACATGACGCAGTTCGTCCCCGTCACCCTGGCGGGCGGCCTCGCAATGTTGTGTTTTCCCTCGGGGAGGGCGGAGGAGGGAGAGGAGCACGAATCGCCTCTCTCCAAGGAGTGA
- a CDS encoding FprA family A-type flavoprotein has translation MHKAVPVNRDTWWVGVNDYETDLFESLWDLPQGVAYNAYVVMGEKTAAIDTVKGPWVDEYIQKLEEVLNGRPLDYLIINHMEPDHAGLISQLRARHPDLKFVGNVKTMPLLKGYHGIDSNTVQVKDGDTLDLGGHVLRFATVPMVHWPESMVTFDTTTGVLFSNDSFGGYGAHEGGLFDDAKTRERWEDEMLRYYATIVGRYSNVVQVALKKLAPLPVKFIFPAHGTLFRDDVEQVIELYDRWSRYEAECGAVVVYGSMYGNTRRMAEAVCSGLSESGVKNVRLYDAARNGHSYILRDIWRYKGFALLGCTYNTLLFPPMEALCSKLLNRMPKNRLLGIAGSYSWSRGALDALREFAEKIKLEKIGPEIEVFTSPTPEDLEQCVELGKNLGQQVGGPCGLRG, from the coding sequence ATGCATAAAGCCGTACCGGTCAACAGGGATACCTGGTGGGTGGGCGTCAACGACTATGAAACGGACCTCTTCGAGTCCCTGTGGGACCTGCCCCAGGGCGTCGCCTACAACGCATACGTCGTGATGGGGGAGAAGACCGCCGCTATCGACACGGTCAAGGGCCCGTGGGTCGACGAGTACATCCAAAAGTTGGAGGAGGTTCTGAACGGACGTCCTCTCGACTATCTGATCATCAACCACATGGAACCCGACCACGCGGGGCTGATCTCCCAGCTGCGGGCGCGCCACCCCGACCTGAAGTTCGTCGGCAACGTCAAGACCATGCCCCTCCTGAAGGGCTATCACGGCATCGACTCCAACACCGTACAGGTGAAGGACGGGGACACTCTCGACCTCGGGGGACACGTGCTGCGGTTTGCGACCGTTCCCATGGTGCACTGGCCGGAGAGCATGGTGACCTTCGACACGACGACGGGCGTCCTGTTCTCCAACGACTCATTCGGCGGCTACGGCGCCCACGAGGGGGGCCTCTTCGACGACGCCAAGACGCGGGAGCGGTGGGAGGACGAGATGCTGCGCTACTACGCGACCATCGTCGGCCGCTACTCCAACGTCGTCCAGGTCGCCCTCAAGAAACTCGCCCCCCTGCCCGTCAAGTTCATCTTCCCCGCCCACGGAACCCTGTTCCGCGACGACGTCGAGCAGGTCATCGAGCTGTACGACCGCTGGAGCCGCTATGAGGCCGAATGCGGCGCCGTCGTCGTCTACGGCTCCATGTACGGCAACACCAGGAGAATGGCCGAGGCCGTCTGTAGCGGACTTTCCGAGAGCGGGGTCAAGAACGTCCGCCTCTACGACGCCGCAAGGAACGGACACTCGTACATCCTGCGCGACATCTGGCGCTACAAGGGATTTGCCCTGCTGGGCTGCACCTACAACACCCTGCTCTTCCCGCCGATGGAGGCCCTCTGCTCGAAACTGCTCAACCGCATGCCCAAGAACCGCCTTTTGGGCATCGCGGGCAGCTACAGCTGGAGCCGCGGTGCGCTGGACGCGCTTCGGGAGTTTGCCGAGAAGATCAAGCTGGAGAAGATCGGCCCCGAAATCGAGGTGTTCACCTCCCCCACCCCCGAGGACCTGGAGCAGTGCGTGGAACTGGGGAAAAACCTGGGACAGCAGGTGGGGGGACCCTGCGGGCTTCGAGGATAA
- a CDS encoding DMT family transporter, which yields MPNWLKGSALVLFGAFLWGTLAAFSKEASSLHPVTGAVVRAALAALGCFVWFGVRSPDVLKVGLRDLVLLCIYGGVSAGFIYGGFMTALTYLSVAATEVIYYTFPLFTTFFGALLLRERPTAMQILSGILILAGVLCMALLTDSGAETSFPLPGLIAAMLSVLGMTVQSLTMRWNGRSGWLRPWTLFSWAQFFAFVWLALYKTLTLGWADLPSLSGASWGLLLYLGFVVTLLGYGAYNLGLRHVRASTGSMLASFELVTAVVLSALLFHAIPSTGEILGCIIILIALVMSARGAQSNASA from the coding sequence TTGCCCAATTGGCTGAAGGGCTCCGCACTCGTTCTGTTCGGCGCGTTTCTCTGGGGAACGCTCGCCGCGTTCTCCAAGGAGGCGTCGTCCCTGCACCCCGTGACGGGAGCCGTCGTCAGGGCGGCATTGGCGGCCCTGGGCTGTTTCGTCTGGTTCGGGGTGAGAAGTCCGGACGTCCTCAAGGTGGGGCTCAGGGATCTGGTGCTCCTTTGCATTTACGGAGGGGTTTCGGCAGGCTTCATTTATGGAGGATTCATGACCGCCTTGACCTACCTTTCCGTGGCCGCAACCGAAGTGATCTATTACACGTTCCCGCTCTTCACCACCTTCTTCGGCGCGCTGCTCCTGAGGGAACGCCCGACCGCCATGCAAATCCTCTCCGGAATCCTGATCCTGGCCGGCGTGCTCTGCATGGCACTCCTGACGGACTCCGGGGCCGAGACCTCCTTTCCCCTGCCCGGGCTGATCGCCGCCATGCTCTCCGTCCTGGGCATGACGGTCCAGTCCCTGACCATGCGCTGGAACGGGAGGTCCGGTTGGCTGCGCCCCTGGACTCTTTTCAGCTGGGCACAGTTCTTTGCCTTCGTCTGGCTGGCCCTGTACAAAACCCTGACGCTCGGCTGGGCGGACCTCCCCTCGCTCTCCGGCGCCTCCTGGGGATTGCTGCTCTACCTGGGATTCGTCGTCACCCTGCTGGGCTACGGAGCCTACAACCTGGGGCTCCGCCACGTCCGGGCCTCTACGGGCAGCATGCTGGCCTCCTTCGAGCTGGTCACCGCGGTCGTCCTGTCGGCGCTTCTGTTCCATGCGATCCCCTCGACGGGCGAGATCTTGGGGTGCATCATCATCCTGATCGCCCTAGTGATGAGCGCTCGGGGCGCCCAATCCAACGCATCCGCATGA